In the genome of Podospora pseudocomata strain CBS 415.72m chromosome 2 map unlocalized CBS415.72m_2.2, whole genome shotgun sequence, one region contains:
- a CDS encoding uncharacterized protein (EggNog:ENOG503PCRR), producing MICADRRAWTGEPEKEMSGPVHRLFKLGTAPASGPQLDWRNFIAQKARLFDHLSHLPSPIAPGSVFAFVSISSYHGVNATTTIESSASTTSMAPTITERAAFLARLHFGVTVPLLALVLVPFCARIYVRIWPVWRLGWDDAFIIAGLACSIIDWGLLVPEMHIHPGDISMDEVREAVFVAYFAIPIWAISMTLIKTSIVLTLLRLPLKKSWRIGLYVIAAVQVTYCVADMQYLFFKCRPFHAAWDIMVPLRERKCPSLHTDIIVSSIGSAINITTDLLLSVAPMFILWNLRRPLRERVVICILTGMGLFASVASIMKAVVVADWRNVDDQWEMAMSIATWTILEQLISLFAACCPSLKGPIQALLSKCGVSLTRQNTNVSFVHIPSRMRENQLRREAREWLGENDLQPPRQGPSELIAVIDEESERSKNNSSLVLPPLPGSKTLIPQFLLRRQKDGA from the exons ATGATTTGTGCCGATCGTCGAGCATGGACCGGGGAGccagaaaaagaaatgtCAGGACCAGTTCACCGGTTGTTCAAATTGGGAACAGCCCCGGCTTCTGGACCTCAACTTGATTGGCGCAATTTCATCGCCCAGAAAGCACGGTTGTTTGATCATCTATCCCATCTTCCATCTCCAATTGCCCCTGGGTCTGTTTTCGCATTTGTTTCCATTTCATCCTACCATGGTGTAAacgcaaccaccacaatcGAATCCAGCGCCTCAACGACCTCGATGgcacccaccatcaccgagagGGCAGCGTTTTTGGCCCGCCTCCACTTCGGAGTCACCGTCCCACTCCTGGCACTTGTTTTGGTTCCCTTTTGTGCAAGAATATATGTGCGAATATGGCCGGTCTGGAGActgggatgggatgatgcCTTCATTATCGCTGGGCTG GCCTGCTCCATTATCGACTGgggcctcctcgtcccagaGATGCATATACACCCGGGAGACATCAGCATGGACGAAGTTCGAGAAGCTGTCTTTGTGGCATATTTTGCCATTCCGATATGGGCTATCAGCATGACTTTGATAAAGACGTCCATTGTCTTGACTTTATTGCGATTACCCCTGAAAAAGTCATGGAGGATAGGCCTATACGTGATCGCTGCCGTTCAAGTCACCTACTGCGTGGCCGACATGCAGTATCTCTTCTTCAAATGTCGACCATTCCATGCTGCCTGGGATATCATGGTCCCTCTGCGCGAACGAAAATGTCCCAGCCTCCATACAGACATTATAGTCTCCAGCATCGGCTCCGCAATCAACATTACCACCGACCTGTTGCTTTCTGTTGCTCCGATGTTCATCCTTTGGAACCTACGCCGTCCGCTGAGGGAGAGGGTCGTGATATGCATCCTGACAGGGATGGGCTTATTCGCCAGCGTCGCGTCGATCATGAAGGCCGTGGTCGTTGCTGATTGGAGGAACGTGGATGATCAGTGGGAGATGGCCATGTCGATTGCTACCTGGACCATTCTCGAGCAGCTCATCTCGCTTTTTGCTGCATGCTGCCCTTCGCTGAAAGGGCCAATCCAGGCCTTGCTGAGCAAATGCGGTGTCAGTTTGACCAGACAGAATACAAATGTGTCTTTTGTGCACATTCCATCGAGAATGAGAGAGAACcagctgaggagggaggccAGAGAGTGGTTGGGTGAGAACGACTTACAACCTCCACGTCAAGGCCCATCTGAACTTATCGCTGTCATCGACGAAGAAAGCGAACGGTCAAAGAACAACTCTTCGTTGGTGttgcctcctcttccggGTTCAAAGACCCTGATACCTCAGTTTTTGTTGCGCCGCCAAAAGGATGGAGCATGA
- the ade5 gene encoding Bifunctional purine biosynthetic protein ADE5,7 (COG:G; EggNog:ENOG503P2A1; BUSCO:EOG09264G7L), whose protein sequence is MSDPCKILVFASGNGSNFQALIDAVSSGAIPNSKIIRLIVNKSKAYATTRADNAGIPWEYFNLISHGFRQKGETDPAKLQESREKYDAALAEKVLKGDYKPDLVILAGWMYVFGKAFLDPLEAEGIKIINLHPALPGKYDGTNAIGRAFEDFKAGKLEDNKTGIMVHYVIAQVDRGAPILVKEIECREGEELEQLEQRIHSHEHELIVEAAAKVAGEILDKKNKTQ, encoded by the exons aTGTCAGACCCCTGCAAAATCCTCGTCTTCGCCTCAGGCAACGGCTCCAACTTCCAAGCCCTCATCGACGCCGTCTCCTCGGGcgccatccccaactccaaGATCATCCGCCTCATCGTAAACAAGAGCAAAGCCTACGCCACCACCCGCGCTGACAACGCCGGCATCCCCTGGGAATACTTCAACCTCATCTCCCACGGCTTCCGCCAAAAGGGCGAGACCGACCCGGCCAAGCTCCAGGAGTCAAGAGAAAAGTACGATGCCGCCCTCGCGGAGAAGGTGCTCAAGGGGGATTACAAGCCCGACCTGGTGATTTTGGCCGGGTGGATGTATGTCTTTGGAAAGGCTTTCTTGGATCCGCTTGAGGCGGAGGGGATCAAGATTATCAACTTGCATCCTGCGCTGCCAG GCAAGTATGATGGCACCAATGCTATTGGGCGGGCGTTTGAGGACTTTAAGGCCGGCAAATTGGAGGACAACAAGACGGGTATCATGGTGCATTATGTCATTGCTCAAGTTGACAGGGGGGCTCCTATTCTGGTGAAGGAGATTGAGTGccgcgagggcgaggagttggagcAGCTGGAGCAGAGGATACATTCTCACGAGCATGAGCTGATCGTTGAGGCGGCTGCCAAGGTGGCAGGTGAGAtcttggacaagaagaacaagacaCAATAA
- a CDS encoding uncharacterized protein (COG:S; EggNog:ENOG503P2C4): MGAINPQEDSYLAQVPVELLLRITRWIRTSDLANVRLSCKCLERNLFNFFAHEFFRKRQFMVSVQSLQTLVSISKHSTLAPFLKHVIICTDRVGNSWEANKLPAEKHRIWLRAKAEQNNLFATGLLRDMLAEAFAALPHLGTVDLRDFNSETRNRDNGSWRSYGAVTLEKSIGLRLETGVDNGQLMSDTYPTRVFTAIISALGASGAQPNTIEVNLRDKNWGLHDSAFAIPPPLEPKLALILANLKTLHLCFCTKDHFFMIHDFLTMARNVTWLRLNFNHQSSPHDRTELGPVLFKWLEQPESDTPLNDIDRKPVSFPNLERLDIGWISVAPQPLLTLITKFSPTLKHLCLRRVSLCHSERDSQTETNPWVAFFNSLKKVRGIKLRVLELSDIYHGKPKIAHWQDLITFEADQDGAKKPLWARKNWRGTTDRVSLAAMIKSVNNSMVCPWEHRYSGSDVDMDGDSEDDEDDFSEDDGHDEIDELEE, translated from the exons ATGGGCGCCATTAATCCTCAGGAGGACTCTTATCTTGCGCAGGTCCCTGTCGAGTTGCTCTTGCGCATCACTCGCTGGATCAGGACCAGTGACCTCGCCAACGTCCGATTGAGTTGCAAGTGTCTCGAGAGGAACCTCTTCAATTTCTTTGCACATGAGTTTTTCCGCAAGAGACAGTTCATGGTCTCTGTCCAAAGCTTGCAGACCCTCGTATCTATCTCCAAGCACAGCACACTTGCTCCCTTTCTCAAGCA TGTCATCATTTGCACGGATCGGGTTGGAAACAGCTGGGAAGCAAACAAACTCCCAGCTGAGAAGCATCGCATTTGGCTCCGCGCAAAGGCGGAGCAAAATAATTTGTTCGCTACGGGCCTACTGCGAGACATGCTTGCTGAAGCTTTTGCGGCGCTACCACATCTCGGAACCGTTGACTTAAGGGACTTCAATTCCGAGACTCGGAATCGAGACAACGGATCTTGGCGGAGTTACGGTGCAGTAACCTTGGAAAAGTCAATAGGCCTGAGGCTGGAGACCGGCGTAGACAACGGGCAACTGATGTCAGACACATACCCCACAAGAGTTTTTACCGCCATTATCTCTGCACTGGGAGCTTCTGGTGCTCAGCCTAATACTATCGAGGTCAACCTAAGGGACAAAAATTGGGGCCTCCATGACAGCGCCTTTGCCATACCTCCGCCCTTGGAACCAAAGCTGGcgctcatcctcgccaacctcaagaCTCTTCATCTATGTTTCTGCACCAAGGACCATTTTTTCATGATCCACGACTTTTTGACCATGGCAAGAAACGTCACATGGCTCCGGCTCAACTTCAATCATCAATCATCACCGCATGATCGGACAGAGCTGGGGCCCGTGTTGTTCAAATGGCTTGAGCAGCCAGAATCAGACACTCCTCTCAATGATATCGACAGAAAGCCGGTCTCCTTCCCGAATCTAGAAAGACTTGACATCGGATGGATAAGCGTggcccctcaacccctcctcacGCTTATCACCAAATTCAGCCCAACACTCAAACACCTCTGCCTGCGGCGTGTGTCTCTTTGCCACTCAGAGCGTGACTCACAAACCGAGACGAATCCGTGGGTCGCCTTTTTCAACAGCTTGAAGAAAGTTCGAGGGATTAAGCTAAGGGTGCTAGAGCTGAGTGACATCTATCATGGGAAACCGAAAATTGCGCACTGGCAAGATCTCATCACATTCGAGGCTGATCAGGATGGTGCCAAGAAACCCCTATGGGCCCGCAAGAACTGGAGAGGAACAACAGACCGAGTGAGTCTGGCGGCGATGATCAAAtctgtcaacaacagcatggTCTGCCCTTGGGAACATCGATACAGCGGTTCGGACGTGGATATGGATGGTGACTcggaagacgatgaggatgatttCTCGGAAGACGATGGGCATGATGAGATAGATGAGTTGGAGGAGTAG
- a CDS encoding uncharacterized protein (EggNog:ENOG503P7R1; COG:S) — MSSPPQPCTGFQCPGGCTNQDCPSTWYPYTTQEYTAMFLSYYKFLTTLHYSPSDLKIPPPQGWPNLTREAGMPRYYKTDFAVEVMRHLPYLGGNHHYEYKSIMIDYSTLNPRTSMWFQPNGLGNYPKDDWWEHAWPYDLPAGQKPPRGDSLIPLTVGWESGGIVLILDVQRGKIIEEELRCDNKMYDAQEYFDMMTCKFRNLVRVPCDGRILGEFGEMKERQEPITEEEFLGQDPNEGWGTDLDKAYIKQLYREHGWPDNFLREECFWVVNDLMEMVMETRDDEWEAWDETDFVRARR; from the coding sequence atgtcttcaccaccccaaccttGCACCGGCTTCCAATGTCCAGGCGGCTGCACCAATCAAGACTGCCCCTCAACATGGTACCCCTACACGACCCAAGAATACACCGCCATGTTCCTCTCCTACTACAAATTCCTCACAACCCTCCACTACTCCCCGTCAGACCTCAAGattccaccccctcaagGCTGGCCTAATCTCACCCGTGAAGCCGGCATGCCGAGATATTACAAGACTGATTTCGCCGTCGAAGTCATGAGACACCTCCCCTACCTCGGGGGCAATCATCACTACGAGTACAAGTCAATCATGATAGACTACAGCACCCTAAACCCCAGAACATCCATGTGGTTCCAACCAAACGGCCTGGGAAATTATCCCAAGGATGACTGGTGGGAACATGCGTGGCCCTACGATCTTCCTGCGGGCCAAAAACCGCCGCGAGGAGACTCCCTCATCCCTTTGACCGTCGGATGGGAAAGTGGCGGCATCGTCTTGATCCTGGACGTTCAAAGAGGGAAAATCATCGAAGAGGAGTTGAGATGCGACAATAAGATGTATGATGCACAAGAGTACTTCGACATGATGACATGCAAGTTCAGGAACCTCGTGCGGGTCCCCTGCGACGGGAGGATATtgggggagtttggtgaaATGAAAGAGAGACAAGAGCCAATAACAGAGGAAGAGTTTTTGGGACAGGATCCTAACGAGGGGTGGGGGACAGACCTTGATAAGGCTTATATCAAGCAGCTCTATCGCGAGCATGGGTGGCCAGACAATTTCCTCAGGGAAGAGTGCTTCTGGGTCGTGAATGATTTGATGGAGATGGTCATGGAGACAAGAGACGACGAATGGGAGGCATGGGATGAAACTGACTTCGTGCGTGCGCGACGATAA
- a CDS encoding uncharacterized protein (EggNog:ENOG503NYQF; COG:E; CAZy:GH64), whose protein sequence is MPNSLKVSLVNNAPPGTTVYAYITGLAIQHSSRRVFVKQDSSLYFPSNPSQILQPLEEDCAIVLGSQSSVVTIPQIAGGRIWYSYDTPLTFLRNQGGPGGGAALVEPSVLNPTDPNNQVNFGFCEFTLDPAQLFANISYVDFVSGIPAGLTLKERGGKVQHVSGMAEDGLERVCQGLREQTKKDGWPWERLIVMKKGGGGQVLRVLSPTHAGAARVKFDGFFEPLVERAWRKYAQGVEGGHTNGHKEEIKAEKDGKRNRLSALFMGFKNKGQSQSQQSHGAETGCEMHVDTQTPMGVLSGCIPKGKNELIIGGEAFSKPTTADILGCNSGPFTTGPSPKRNAIIPRLAAAFQRSCIADIMEHPSPPETFYCCEPTNHYCRIVHECNLDGKGYAFAYDDVQPDGGADQSGKVNAGDPEEFIVLIGGRGAYVGGRMP, encoded by the coding sequence ATGCCCAATTCACTCAAAGTCTCGCTCGTTAACAACGCCCCCCCGGGCACTACCGTCTACGCTTACATCACCGGCCTCGCGATCCAACACTCCTCCCGCCGTGTTTTTGTCAAGCAGGACAGCTCCCTTTACTTCCCTTCTAATCCCAGCcagattctgcagcctcttGAAGAAGACTGCGCCATTGTTCTCGGCAGCCAGTCGAGTGTGGTGACGATCCCTCAAATAGCGGGCGGTAGAATCTGGTACAGCTATGACACGCCGTTGACCTTCTTGCGCAACCAAGGCGGGCCTGGCGGTGGAGCGGCGCTTGTTGAGCCCTCTGTTTTGAACCCGACTGATCCGAATAACCAAGTCAACTTTGGGTTCTGTGAGTTCACGCTTGATCCAGCGCAGCTGTTTGCCAATATCAGTTATGTGGATTTTGTGAGTGGGATTCCGGCTGGATTGACGCTCAaggagaggggtgggaaggTGCAGCATGTCAGTGGGATGGCAGaggatgggttggagagAGTTTgtcaggggttgagggagcagACGAAGAAGGATGGGTGGCCTTGGGAGAGGCTGATTGTTATGAagaagggaggtggtggtcaagTGCTGAGGGTGCTGAGTCCGACTCATGCTGGGGCTGCGAGGGTGAAATTCGACGGGTTTTTTGAGCCGTTGGTGGAAAGAGCTTGGAGGAAGTATGCtcagggggtggaggggggccATACAAATGGGCAtaaggaggagatcaaggctgaGAAAGATGGGAAGCGGAATAGGCTGTCGGCTCTGTTCATGGGGTTCAAAAATAAGGGTCAGAGTCAAAGTCAGCAAAGCCATGGGGCCGAAACAGGGTGTGAGATGCATGTCGACACGCAAACGCCAATGGGGGTTTTGAGTGGGTGCATTCCAAAGGGCAAGAACGAGCTCATCATAGGAGGAGAGGCGTTTTCGAAGCCTACCACGGCAGATATTCTAGGTTGCAACAGTGGGCCGTTTACCACGggcccatcaccaaaacgAAACGCCATTATTCCAAGACTTGCGGCTGCGTTCCAGAGGAGCTGTATTGCGGATATCATGGAGCACCCTTCTCCGCCGGAGACGTTTTACTGCTGCGAGCCTACGAACCATTATTGCCGAATTGTACACGAGTGCAATCTTGATGGCAAGGGATATGCGTTCGCATATGACGATGTTCAGCCGGATGGGGGGGCTGACCAGAGCGGGAAGGTCAACGCAGGAGATCCAGAGGAGTTTATTGTTTTGATCGGCGGGCGTGGGGCATATGTGGGAGGTAGGATGCCATGA
- a CDS encoding uncharacterized protein (EggNog:ENOG503PC4A; COG:E): MNLPSSFPLVKHQKLGCGAVNERSRHLVSTMAEPTNTPMPASTPVPASTPRSSSPLQQYSIPSLTPNATTATIPLWPSTTSSPDTATRKPQRPIVLHIGDPIKYNPDTYAEFNAAFEVIRPPTPERERNELIRALKEERWGHFSAIFRPFWGTGGEMGRWDAELIDLLPSSVKVFASAGAGFDWADTKLLGERGIIYCNSGLAAAEAVADFSVAMIISTFRHLPWCMNAATFPYLMSSSDARSTFRECHARATAASHNPRGHTLGLIGFGNIGQQIAAKMGNPAFGMKIAYYDVVRKPAAVESELRATFYEKLEGLMKVSDCVVLCTPASADGRPIITAERLGYLRPGTRFVNIARGSLVDEEALADALDSGVVGAAALDVHMDEPSVNERLVRMVTGLGFDDRGQHPGRVMLTCHNAGGTVETHVGFEELSMRNILRVVRDGGEAVTPVNLHWLREKKGV; encoded by the exons ATGAATTTGCCCAGTTCTTTTCCTCTCGTCAAACACCAAAAATTGGGCTGTGGTGCAGTGAACGAGCGGTCGAGACATCTTGTGTCGACAATGGCAGAGCCTACAAACACTCCCATGCCGGCAAGCACTCCGGTACCGGCATCAACCCCGCGGTCAAGCTCCCCGCTGCAACAGTACTCAATCCCTAGCTTGACACCCAATGCGACGACAGCCACGATCCCTCTCTGGCCGTCaactacctcctcaccagatACTGCGACTCGAAAACCACAACGACCGATAGTCCTCCATATTGGCGACCCGATCAAGTACAACCCGGACACCTACGCCGAGTTCAACGCTGCCTTTGAGGTTATCCggccccccacccccgagcGCGAAAGAAACGAGCTCATCCGCGCCCTGAAAGAGGAAAGATGGGGTCACTTTAGCGCCATATTCCGTCCATTCTGGGGCACAGGAGGAGAGATGGGACGGTGGGATGCTGAGCTCATTGACCTGTTGCCTTCGTCGGTCAAAGTTTTTGCGAGCGCGGGCGCTGGGTTCGACTGGGCGGATACCAAACTCCTGGGAGAAAGAG GGATAATCTACTGCAACTCGGGCCTCGCCGCGGCAGAAGCAGTAGCGGACTTTTCCGTCGCCATGATCATCTCGACCTTTCGACACCTTCCGTGGTGCATGAACGCCGCTACGTTTCCCTACCTAATGTCCTCGAGCGATGCCAGGAGTACCTTTCGGGAATGCCACGCGAGAGCCACGGCTGCTAGTCACAACCCACGAGGGCATACGTTGGGGTTGATCGGGTTTGGGAATATAGGGCAGCAGATAGCTGCTAAGATGGGAAATCCGGCCTTTGGGATGAAGATTGCTTACTATGACGTTGTGAGGAaacctgctgctgtcgaGTCTGAGCTCAGAGCTACATTCTACGAGAAGTTGGAAGGCCTGATGAAGGTATCGGACTGCGTGGTGTTATGCACGCCTGCTTCTGCGGACGGGAGACCGATCATCACTGCTGAGAGGTTGGGCTACCTACGGCCAGGGACGAGGTTTGTGAATATTGCAAGGGGGTCGCtcgtggatgaggaggcgttgGCGGATGCGTTGGACAGTGGAGTGGTAGGGGCTGCGGCGTTGGATGTTCATATGGATGAGCCCAGTGTGAACGAGAGactggtgaggatggtgactGGCTTAGGGTTTGATGACAGAGGCCAGCATCCGGGGAGGGTAATGTTGACGTGTCACAACGCTGGCGGGACGGTGGAGACGCATGTTGGATTTGAGGAGTTGAGTATGAGGAATAtcttgagggtggtgagggatggtggagaggcgGTTACGCCGGTTAATTTGCattggttgagggagaagaagggggtgtaA
- a CDS encoding uncharacterized protein (EggNog:ENOG503NZWG; COG:B) has translation MSRSLPQIPSLNTGLNASQHQEDLSSLLGDLSQPARVRSCVTCRARKVKCDKVSPCSNCKRYGIACVLAPYRPPRWARRAAPGASSCTTSPPSTAPPQTPVMSSLPNTNSQKADATHVMQRLEKLEQLVKDLGGEAAIRNANNLSKSPVEMTQKLSLDDTNQQDHVRSGIFSRIYDELDLLRSQTGALHQEDPNSSDSDPEDAFRNANTAATQVSSPRHTVFLGQSLGSSGASIYHLYPAPAQVPFLLGVFGENVNSLMQTVHMPAVKQLLLPKHDGAPPVLGPAQETLMFAIYFAAVTSMEEPDVAGNLGSTKDELTRKFRSGFEHALAKTNFLGSPSLIVVQALLIFLLLVRCNDSPRFVWMMTGIVIRMAQSLGLNRDDAKMKGLSPYEAEMRRRVWWGVCFLDARTSEDQGTEVTISHGTFDTKLPLNVNDSDISPDMTELPAEREGMTDMSNALYCYEVSNMMRRMMNPTADGIRDMDRILDELYSKFDQRYIRHHQAGEPDIKYWIGITVARLVVAKVRLILHFPALLSSPNKQDMPMEVRDKLLLSAIEITEQNHAINTQTEIKGWSWVSHSYTHWHAIIFILLEITQRPWSPTVERAWLALHSEYLVPSKSSLERGPRFWTPLRRLIAQARKHREAELERLQKDPVRARLLEEEDARRTPFASDGPFPDSLSAQLFRERWQGLVAAKPVGISYSRPETSGIETSFGGANLGGFGHTNSNQAPSGFNLAYQGIALTASPLTNPSNTPSASTAAFANIPPFPMPNMAIDPQPWMGVSPTLAGDITGEFQPGMDIDDNVDWWEWLGKAGVMDPHGDPGGDGI, from the exons ATGTCGCGCTCTCTACCGCAAATACCGAGTCTCAATACGGGGTTAAACGcctctcaacaccaagagGATCTTTCCTCACTCTTGGGCGACCTGTCCCAACCAGCACGTGTGAGAAGTTGCGTGACATGTCGGGCGAG AAAAGTAAAGTGCGACAAAGTGTCTCCATGTTCCAATTGCAAGCGTTATGGCATTGCTTGTGTTCTGGCTCCGTACCGCCCACCTCGATGGGCCCGGCGGGCCGCTCCTGGTGCCAGTAGCTGTACCACTAGTCCACCAAGCACAGCACCACCCCAGACACCAGTCATGAGCAGCCTACCAAACACAAATTCGCAAAAGGCAGATGCAACTCATGTCATGCAACGGTTAGAAAAGCTCGAACAGCTCGTTAAAGACCTGGGTGGTGAAGCCGCTATTCGCAACGCCAACAACCTGTCCAAGTCACCTGTTGAGATGACCCAGAAGTTATCATTGGATGATACAAACCAACAGGACCATGTGAGAAGTGGCATATTCTCGAGAATCTATGACGAG CTTGACCTCCTACGGTCTCAAACCGGAGCATTGCACCAAGAAGACCCAAATAGCTCCGACTCGGATCCCGAAGATGCATTTCGAAATGCCAATACTGCGGCTACTCAAGTCTCATCGCCGAGGCACACTGTTTTTCTAGGACAAAGTCTAGGGTCTAGCGGAGCATCCATCTATCACTTGTATCCAGCTCCAGCGCAGGTACCTTTTTTGCTTGGGGTATTTGGTGAGAATGTCAACAGCTTGATGCAAACTGTTCATATGCCTGCCGTCAAACAGCTTCTATTACCGAAGCATGATGGAGCCCCACCAGTACTTGGACCGGCGCAGGAAACCTTGATGTTTGCCATTTACTTTGCGGCTGTCACGTCAATGGAAGAACCAGAT GTAGCAGGGAATCTCGGGTCTACCAAAGATGAGCTCACACGAAAGTTTCGTTCCGGTTTTGAGCATGCTCTTGCAAAAACGAACTTTCTCGGCTCGCCCAGCCTCATTGTGGTCCAGGCGCTTCTCATATTTCTTTTGTTGGTCCGCTGCAACGACAGCCCCAGGTTTGTCTGGATGATGACTGGAATTGTGATCCGGATGGCCCAATCTCTTGGCCTCAACCGGGATGACGCTAAGATGAAAGGCCTTTCACCGTACGAAGCTGAGATGCGTCGCCGAGTTTGGTGGGGTGTTTGTTTCCTTGATGCCAGGACATCGGAAGATCAAGGCACCGAGGTCACAATATCCCATGGTACTTTCGACACAAAGCTTCCCCTGAATGTGAACGACTCAGATATCAGCCCGGATATGACGGAACTTCCCGCGGAACGGGAGGGCATGACAGACATGAGCAATGCTCTGTACTGCTATGAGGTGTCTAACATGATGCGCCGAATGATGAATCCAACAGCCGATGGCATCAGAGATATGGACCGGATTCTGGACGAGCTCTACTCAAAATTCGACCAGCGTTATAtccgacatcatcaagctgGGGAGCCTGATATCAAGTACTGGATTGGAATTACCGTTGCACGTCTTGTTGTCGCAAAGGTCCGGCTCATACTTCACTTTCCCGCACTCCTCTCCTCGCCAAACAAGCAAGATATGCCCATGGAGGTCCGCGACAAGCTCCTGCTGTCAGCGATCGAAATCACGGAGCAGAACCATGCTATCAATACCCAGACAGAAATCAAGGGATGGAGCTGGGTATCGCATTCTTATACACATTGGCATGCTATCATCTTCATTCTTCTTGAGATCACGCAAAGGCCTTGGTCGCCGACCGTTGAGCGCGCATGGTTGGCTCTTCACAGCGAATATCTGGTCCCCAGCAAGTCGAGCCTAGAAAGGGGCCCGAGGTTTTGGACACCACTACGCCGGCTGATAGCCCAAGCACGAAAACATCGGGAAGCAGAGCTTGAACGTCTGCAGAAGGATCCGGTCAGAGCAAGGTTActagaagaagaagatgcaCGACGAACGCCCTTCGCAAGTGATGGGCCGTTTCCAGACTCACTGAGTGCCCAATTATTTCGGGAACGATGGCAAGGGCTTGTGGCGGCCAAGCCCGTTGGTATATCCTACAGCAGACCTGAAACATCTGGCATCGAGACCTCGTTCGGCGGAGCGAATTTGGGGGGATTTGGTcacaccaacagcaaccaagcTCCAAGCGGCTTCAACTTGGCCTACCAGGGGATTGCATTGACAGCGAGCCCTCTTACCAACCCATCGAATACTCCCAGTGCTTCCACAGCAGCCTTCGCTAATATACCGCCGTTCCCAATGCCGAACATGGCTATTGATCCTCAACCTTGGATGGGGGTCAGTCCAACCTTGGCAGGAGATATAACTGGCGAATTTCAGCCAGGCATGGATATTGATGACAACGTGGACTGGTGGGAATGGCTTGGAAAAGCCGGTGTCATGGACCCCCATGGAGATCCCGGCGGAGACGGGATATGA